The proteins below are encoded in one region of Fibrella aestuarina BUZ 2:
- a CDS encoding proteasome-type protease — translation MTYCLGIKVKSGLIAIADTRLTSGTEVSTNRKITVHEVKNHSLFIMTSGLRSVRDKAITYFREVLAERDQTFNKLYKAVNAFGEQVKRVAAEDRASIVASGLNFNLHAIVGGQLEDDEEHKLFLLYPEGNWVEVDSGSLFKIIGNSGYGKPLLFRNLHYDSTLQEALKIGFLAFDATRVSANDVDYPLDVVVYTKDSFHMTEHRLEKDDMDEISHQWSALLNNSVRRLPSYWMDPIFDKVVKPVNNGQ, via the coding sequence ATGACGTACTGCTTAGGGATTAAAGTGAAATCAGGGCTGATCGCGATTGCCGATACCCGCCTCACGTCGGGGACAGAAGTCTCGACCAACCGGAAAATCACCGTTCACGAGGTCAAGAACCATTCGTTATTCATCATGACATCGGGGTTGCGGTCGGTGCGCGACAAAGCCATCACGTATTTCCGTGAAGTGCTGGCCGAGCGAGACCAGACGTTCAACAAGCTGTACAAGGCGGTCAATGCCTTCGGCGAGCAGGTGAAACGGGTGGCCGCTGAAGACAGGGCGTCGATTGTGGCCAGTGGGTTGAATTTTAACCTGCACGCCATTGTCGGTGGGCAGCTGGAAGACGACGAAGAGCACAAGTTGTTTTTGTTATATCCGGAGGGCAACTGGGTCGAGGTCGATTCGGGGTCGTTATTCAAGATTATCGGGAACTCGGGCTATGGCAAACCCTTGTTATTCCGTAACTTACACTACGATTCAACCTTACAGGAAGCCCTGAAAATTGGGTTTTTGGCGTTCGATGCCACCCGCGTCAGTGCCAACGATGTCGACTATCCGCTCGATGTGGTGGTTTACACCAAAGACAGCTTCCACATGACCGAGCATCGGCTTGAAAAAGACGACATGGACGAGATTTCGCATCAGTGGAGTGCGCTGCTCAACAATTCCGTCAGGCGGTTACCCAGTTATTGGATGGACCCCATTTTCGACAAGGTCGTGAAGCCCGTCAATAATGGGCAGTGA
- a CDS encoding transglutaminase family protein, whose protein sequence is MYISVEHQLRYQYDQPVALAPHTLYLYPRTYPYQRLRRYELQISPEPSKVVRNVDVEGNVQQVAYFGGPTDYLTITAQIELDSDPFQSLDFVLYPFETQRVPFPYPPQVRSLLEPYLIREGVTELVENWARQVAASVNWQTVPFLIALNQAIRQFTYTVREEGAPLAPEQTLIDQLGSCRDYTTLFMAACRSLGLAARFVSGYLFGSAQQEHQLHAWAEVYLPGAGWRGFDPTENTVVVNKHIFLASSARAELTAPVSGTFTGQTQSRLEADVRIKGKE, encoded by the coding sequence ATGTACATTTCTGTTGAGCATCAGTTGCGGTACCAGTACGATCAGCCGGTTGCGCTGGCCCCGCACACACTATATCTCTATCCACGAACGTACCCCTACCAACGGCTTCGGCGCTACGAGCTACAGATCAGCCCGGAGCCCTCGAAGGTGGTGCGTAATGTGGACGTGGAAGGGAACGTACAGCAGGTGGCCTATTTTGGCGGCCCTACCGATTACCTGACCATCACCGCACAGATCGAGCTGGACTCTGATCCGTTTCAGTCGCTCGATTTTGTGCTTTACCCGTTCGAAACGCAACGCGTGCCGTTTCCGTATCCGCCTCAGGTACGTTCGTTACTGGAGCCGTATCTTATCCGGGAAGGCGTGACCGAGCTTGTCGAAAACTGGGCCCGGCAGGTGGCCGCCAGTGTAAACTGGCAAACCGTGCCGTTCCTGATCGCGCTGAACCAGGCGATCCGGCAGTTTACGTACACGGTTCGGGAAGAAGGCGCTCCGCTGGCTCCCGAGCAAACCCTGATCGATCAGCTCGGCTCGTGCCGTGACTATACGACCTTGTTCATGGCGGCTTGCCGGAGTCTGGGGCTGGCGGCTCGTTTCGTGAGCGGCTATCTGTTTGGCTCAGCGCAACAGGAGCATCAACTACACGCCTGGGCCGAGGTGTACCTGCCCGGTGCCGGTTGGCGCGGTTTCGACCCCACCGAAAACACGGTGGTCGTCAACAAACACATCTTCCTGGCGTCGTCGGCCCGCGCTGAGCTCACCGCGCCCGTCAGCGGTACCTTTACCGGCCAAACACAATCGCGCCTCGAAGCCGACGTGCGCATTAAGGGTAAAGAGTGA
- a CDS encoding translation initiation factor codes for MSKKNRSGIVFSTDPDYQYQGDDQPTSDTLPPQQQQLKVWLDRKGGGKVVTAVRGFVGTDADLNDLGKALKNACGTGGTVKDGEIQIQGDHRDKILAYLTSKKYSAKKAGG; via the coding sequence ATGAGTAAGAAAAACCGCTCGGGCATCGTCTTCTCAACCGATCCCGATTACCAATATCAGGGCGATGATCAGCCAACGTCCGACACCCTGCCGCCCCAGCAACAACAACTGAAAGTCTGGCTCGACCGCAAAGGCGGCGGCAAAGTCGTGACGGCCGTGCGGGGGTTTGTGGGTACCGACGCCGACCTGAACGACCTGGGCAAAGCGCTTAAAAATGCCTGTGGCACCGGTGGTACCGTCAAAGACGGCGAAATCCAGATTCAGGGCGACCACCGCGACAAAATCCTCGCTTACCTGACAAGCAAAAAATACAGCGCGAAAAAGGCAGGGGGATAA
- a CDS encoding DUF3239 domain-containing protein — protein sequence MPANREVGEPGESINFSQATRAANLDVDRRLVNQYDQFQTKYVWLARIAYVVALGLLGASVWLWRSNHGLWATVVGLLGLAVGLLGYMLGQGAGSGPYENGLLVPGIVTSLEPLAIAVLANMHKAEDNNEPVLWGALKIDVNALPLHARRVGEQVPCAALFSGDKKGYWAQLEPRPLAWATANEQVIRDAITTIDQHEWQALSRLLPTLATLPSDVVQYYRADFTPTTL from the coding sequence ATGCCAGCGAACAGAGAAGTAGGTGAGCCGGGGGAGTCGATAAACTTCTCGCAGGCCACCCGTGCCGCCAACCTCGATGTGGATAGGCGGTTGGTAAACCAGTATGATCAGTTTCAGACGAAATACGTCTGGCTGGCACGGATAGCCTACGTGGTGGCACTTGGCTTGCTGGGAGCGAGTGTCTGGCTGTGGCGGAGCAATCATGGCCTATGGGCAACGGTGGTTGGGCTGCTGGGGCTGGCTGTTGGCCTGTTGGGCTACATGCTCGGGCAGGGCGCCGGCAGCGGCCCGTACGAAAATGGGCTGCTGGTGCCCGGTATCGTCACGAGTTTAGAGCCACTGGCGATAGCCGTGCTGGCCAACATGCACAAGGCGGAAGATAACAACGAACCCGTGCTTTGGGGCGCTCTGAAAATCGACGTAAATGCCTTGCCACTACACGCCCGGCGGGTTGGTGAACAGGTGCCCTGCGCGGCCCTGTTTTCGGGCGATAAGAAAGGGTATTGGGCGCAACTGGAACCCCGCCCGCTAGCCTGGGCAACGGCCAACGAGCAGGTGATCCGTGACGCCATCACGACCATCGATCAGCACGAGTGGCAGGCCCTTAGCCGACTGTTGCCAACGTTGGCCACGTTACCATCTGATGTTGTGCAGTATTACCGGGCTGATTTCACGCCCACAACGCTGTAG